In Yoonia sp. SS1-5, a single window of DNA contains:
- a CDS encoding ABC transporter permease has product MIIEYRQILIEGTIVTISLAVLSLLLSVVLGLMGAFAKLSHLRGIRRAGNIYTTFVRSVPDLVLMMLIFFGGQTLVSQLGGLTGLWGYVEINQFVAGTLTLGFIFGAYMTETFRGAILAIPTGQIEAGKAIGMSPGQIFRIVTWPQMVRFALPSFTNNWLVLVKSTALVSVIGLHDLVWNAFSAGRSTHQLFTFMIAVLVIYLIITGVSDLILRWIDRRYSAGVRRA; this is encoded by the coding sequence GTGATAATCGAATACCGACAGATCTTGATCGAAGGCACGATTGTCACAATTTCGCTGGCCGTTCTGTCTTTGCTTCTTTCGGTCGTCCTTGGGCTGATGGGTGCCTTTGCAAAGCTGTCCCACCTGCGCGGTATCCGGCGTGCCGGCAATATCTACACGACCTTTGTGCGCAGCGTGCCCGATCTGGTGTTGATGATGCTGATCTTCTTTGGCGGTCAGACCTTGGTGAGCCAACTCGGTGGCTTGACCGGACTTTGGGGCTATGTCGAGATCAACCAGTTCGTTGCCGGGACGCTGACGTTGGGCTTTATTTTCGGCGCCTACATGACCGAGACCTTCCGCGGCGCGATCCTCGCCATTCCAACCGGCCAGATCGAGGCAGGCAAAGCCATTGGCATGTCGCCGGGGCAGATCTTCCGTATCGTGACTTGGCCGCAGATGGTGCGCTTTGCGTTGCCAAGTTTTACAAACAACTGGCTGGTTTTGGTCAAATCCACCGCGCTGGTGTCGGTCATCGGACTGCATGATCTGGTGTGGAACGCGTTTTCGGCGGGCCGGTCCACCCATCAGCTTTTCACCTTCATGATTGCGGTGCTGGTGATCTATCTGATCATCACCGGAGTGTCGGACCTGATCCTGCGCTGGATAGACCGCAGATACTCCGCTGGCGTGAGAAGGGCCTGA
- a CDS encoding transporter substrate-binding domain-containing protein, whose product MSFKKTLLATVACAMTFIGGAAAADTLRIGVEGAYPPFSMKEADGTLSGFDIDIALALCAQLERECELVEQEWDGMIPALQARKYDAIVASMSITEDRKKQVDFTAKYYDTPSRFIAREGAEFDMTVEGTNGVKIGVLRGTTLQCHVEKAFPDADLRLYNTQEDVFADLVAGRLDMQLNNTLQAIDGFLNTPQGEGFAFLGENVDDPECLGEGTGIAVRKGDPLAGELTAAIEAIRADGTYAAINDKYFDVDIYGK is encoded by the coding sequence ATGAGCTTCAAGAAAACACTCCTCGCAACAGTCGCCTGCGCGATGACATTCATCGGGGGCGCTGCGGCGGCAGACACGCTTCGCATCGGTGTCGAAGGTGCCTATCCCCCATTTTCGATGAAGGAAGCCGATGGTACGCTTTCGGGATTCGACATCGATATAGCGCTGGCGCTTTGCGCGCAGCTCGAGCGTGAATGCGAACTGGTTGAACAGGAATGGGACGGGATGATCCCGGCCCTGCAGGCGCGCAAATATGATGCCATCGTCGCCTCCATGTCGATCACCGAAGACCGTAAGAAGCAGGTGGATTTCACCGCGAAGTATTATGACACGCCGTCTCGCTTCATTGCCCGTGAAGGCGCAGAATTTGATATGACCGTCGAAGGCACCAATGGGGTCAAGATCGGCGTCCTGCGCGGCACCACCCTGCAATGTCATGTCGAGAAGGCTTTTCCGGACGCTGACCTGCGACTTTACAACACACAAGAGGACGTTTTTGCTGATCTCGTGGCAGGTCGCTTGGACATGCAGCTCAACAATACGCTGCAGGCCATTGATGGCTTTTTGAATACGCCTCAGGGCGAGGGCTTTGCTTTCCTCGGTGAGAACGTCGATGATCCTGAATGCCTTGGCGAAGGCACCGGTATTGCCGTGCGCAAAGGCGACCCACTTGCAGGCGAGCTGACCGCGGCCATCGAGGCGATCCGCGCCGACGGCACCTACGCCGCGATCAACGACAAGTATTTCGACGTCGACATCTACGGCAAATAA
- a CDS encoding ABC transporter ATP-binding protein, protein MLDITTPSSADASLVVTDLHKSFGALEVLKGVSLRACQGDVISLLGSSGSGKSTFLRCINLLETPNSGVIRVHGEEIKMTTDRHGVFKPSDARQVERIRARLAMVFQSFNLWSHMTVLENVIAGPMHVLKKSRSEATEKAHKVLERVGMYERRDYFPAHISGGQQQRAAIARALAMEPDVMLFDEPTSALDPELVGEVLKVIRSLAEEGRTMVVVTHEMAFARDVSSEVIFLHQGLIEEQGHPDQMFTDPKSTRFKEFLSNTRH, encoded by the coding sequence ATGCTTGATATCACCACTCCTTCTTCCGCCGATGCCTCGCTTGTGGTCACCGATCTGCACAAGTCCTTTGGCGCGTTGGAAGTACTTAAGGGTGTATCGCTCCGCGCTTGTCAGGGAGATGTGATCTCTCTCTTGGGATCTTCGGGATCAGGAAAAAGCACGTTTCTGCGCTGCATCAACCTGCTTGAGACGCCGAATTCCGGGGTAATCAGAGTGCATGGCGAAGAGATCAAGATGACGACGGACCGTCATGGCGTGTTCAAGCCGTCAGATGCCCGCCAGGTCGAGCGCATTCGCGCCCGGCTCGCGATGGTTTTTCAGTCGTTCAATCTCTGGTCACACATGACAGTGCTGGAAAACGTCATTGCCGGGCCAATGCATGTCTTGAAAAAGTCCCGCTCCGAGGCCACTGAAAAAGCCCACAAAGTGCTCGAACGCGTCGGCATGTACGAGCGACGCGATTACTTCCCGGCACATATTTCCGGCGGTCAGCAGCAACGCGCGGCAATTGCCCGCGCTCTGGCAATGGAACCGGATGTGATGCTGTTTGACGAACCGACCTCGGCGCTGGATCCGGAGCTGGTGGGTGAAGTGCTGAAAGTCATCCGGTCGCTGGCCGAAGAGGGACGCACCATGGTTGTGGTGACGCACGAGATGGCCTTTGCACGAGATGTCTCGTCAGAGGTGATCTTCCTTCACCAGGGTTTGATCGAAGAACAGGGTCACCCGGACCAGATGTTCACTGACCCGAAATCGACACGTTTCAAAGAGTTCCTCTCGAACACCCGGCACTAA